A single window of Pseudomonas benzenivorans DNA harbors:
- a CDS encoding LysR family transcriptional regulator yields MNIESLSLDQLRVLLTIVEEGSFGAAARRLRRAQSAVSYSISTLESQLDVELFDRSGYRPVLTAAGKTLLGEIREIIARTDRLKTHARAMSAGLEAEVSIVSDLVFPLAPLCSIFYEFNRQFPGVSLRIYSDSLGGVADLVLNGTCSLGILATLPEVPAGLIGHALSSIDTQVVAAPGHPLAQVDGRISTHSLRDHPQIVLSDRSNFTSGRDFNVFSSNSWRVSDIQMKLQLIRSGVGWGSLPANLTRPHIDEGSLVALQLEALPVAGEALAAFVVQRVGSELGPATSWLLEHIRGH; encoded by the coding sequence GGGTGTTGTTAACCATCGTCGAGGAAGGCAGTTTCGGCGCCGCCGCCAGGCGTCTACGGCGCGCACAGTCGGCCGTCAGCTACTCAATATCGACACTTGAGTCGCAACTGGATGTTGAACTTTTTGATCGAAGCGGTTATCGGCCGGTATTGACCGCCGCCGGAAAGACACTGTTGGGCGAAATCAGGGAAATTATCGCCAGAACTGATCGACTCAAGACGCACGCGCGGGCAATGTCCGCCGGACTGGAGGCCGAAGTTTCAATTGTCAGCGACTTGGTTTTTCCGCTCGCCCCCCTATGCTCCATTTTTTATGAATTCAATCGACAGTTCCCCGGAGTATCGTTGCGCATTTATTCCGACTCGCTCGGCGGCGTTGCCGATCTGGTGCTAAACGGAACTTGTAGCCTCGGTATTCTCGCCACCCTCCCCGAAGTTCCCGCCGGACTTATCGGCCATGCCTTGTCATCCATCGATACCCAGGTGGTGGCGGCCCCTGGTCACCCACTGGCCCAAGTCGACGGGCGCATTTCCACCCACTCGCTACGGGATCATCCGCAGATCGTCTTGTCCGACCGCAGCAACTTCACCAGCGGCCGCGACTTCAACGTGTTCTCCTCCAACAGCTGGCGCGTGTCCGATATCCAGATGAAACTGCAGCTGATCCGGTCCGGTGTGGGCTGGGGCAGTTTGCCGGCGAACCTCACCCGCCCGCACATCGACGAGGGATCACTCGTCGCCCTGCAACTCGAAGCCCTTCCCGTGGCCGGCGAAGCGCTCGCCGCCTTTGTGGTTCAACGCGTCGGCTCGGAACTCGGCCCCGCGACCAGCTGGCTGCTGGAACATATCCGCGGGCACTAG
- a CDS encoding fumarylacetoacetate hydrolase family protein: MTYVFPPQAPTTLPVVGSDQQFPVRRVYCVGRNYAAHAIEMGFDPDREPPFFFCKPADAVVGVAHGQTLELAYPTQTRNYHYEIELVVAIGKAGHDISLEQAESHIFGYAVGLDMTRRDLQIKMREMGRPWELGKAFDASAPIAPLYPAAQVGALKDAGIWLQVNGSDKQRSDIAKLIWSVPETICYLSRFFELQPGDLIMTGTPEGVGAVVPGDLMVGGVDGLGDIQVRVV, encoded by the coding sequence ATGACTTATGTATTTCCACCGCAGGCCCCGACCACGCTCCCAGTCGTCGGCAGCGACCAACAGTTTCCGGTGCGCCGCGTCTATTGCGTAGGGCGCAACTATGCGGCCCACGCCATCGAGATGGGTTTCGATCCAGACCGTGAGCCACCGTTCTTCTTCTGCAAGCCCGCCGATGCCGTGGTCGGCGTGGCCCATGGTCAGACGCTGGAGCTGGCGTATCCGACGCAGACCCGCAATTACCACTATGAGATCGAACTGGTGGTGGCCATCGGCAAGGCGGGGCATGACATTTCCCTGGAGCAAGCCGAATCCCACATCTTCGGTTATGCCGTGGGGCTGGACATGACCCGTCGCGACCTGCAGATAAAGATGCGGGAAATGGGCCGACCCTGGGAGCTGGGCAAGGCCTTCGACGCCTCGGCACCTATCGCACCGCTGTATCCGGCGGCGCAGGTCGGCGCGCTCAAGGACGCCGGTATCTGGCTGCAGGTCAACGGCAGCGATAAGCAGCGCAGCGACATCGCCAAGCTGATCTGGTCGGTGCCGGAGACCATCTGCTACCTGTCGCGATTCTTCGAGCTGCAGCCCGGCGACCTGATCATGACCGGCACACCCGAAGGCGTGGGTGCGGTCGTCCCGGGCGACCTGATGGTCGGTGGGGTGGATGGCCTTGGGGATATCCAGGTGCGCGTGGTGTAA
- a CDS encoding DUF1329 domain-containing protein gives MKKNILLSLLLLGCVSAHGQELTALGAEVAANADGSIPAWTGGLKVSGSELSDPFAGESSLLRITPENYQAHKGHLTDGQVAMLQRYPDSYFINVYPTHRTAALPESVLEAARYNARHAKLSADGNGVEGYKGYYPFPAPKNGVEAIWNHFMRYRGGSLVRDQLQVITQANGSFSEVRMKEEGAWPEKLDGYDEVDDKNVLFFARQAVVAPSRLAGNILLVHETVNQVEQPRLAWMYNAGQRRVRRAPQVAYDGPGTAADGLRTSDNADMYIGSPDRYDWTLEGKQEIYIPYNNFRLTDQSLTVADVASKGHVNQNLTRYEKHRVWKVVGKLKPGMRHIYSKRVFYLDEDTWQIALAEQYDNRGELWRVSEGFHVQFHYADVPWYAGEAIYDLNSSRYLIYGLLVDAQHPIQFGVRTSKSEFQPAALRRMGVK, from the coding sequence ATGAAGAAAAATATTCTGCTTTCTTTGTTGTTGCTGGGGTGCGTGTCTGCCCATGGCCAGGAACTGACCGCGCTGGGCGCTGAAGTGGCGGCCAACGCCGACGGCTCGATCCCCGCCTGGACCGGTGGCCTCAAAGTATCCGGCTCCGAACTTTCCGATCCCTTTGCCGGTGAGTCATCGCTGCTGCGCATCACCCCTGAAAACTACCAGGCGCACAAGGGTCATCTCACCGATGGCCAGGTCGCCATGCTGCAGCGCTACCCGGACAGCTACTTTATCAATGTCTATCCGACCCACCGCACCGCTGCGCTACCTGAGTCAGTGCTGGAGGCCGCCAGGTATAACGCGCGCCACGCGAAGTTGAGTGCCGACGGCAACGGGGTGGAGGGCTACAAGGGCTACTACCCCTTCCCAGCGCCGAAGAATGGCGTCGAGGCCATCTGGAACCATTTCATGCGCTACCGGGGGGGAAGCCTGGTCCGCGATCAGTTGCAGGTCATCACCCAGGCCAATGGCAGCTTCAGCGAAGTCAGGATGAAAGAGGAGGGGGCCTGGCCGGAAAAACTCGATGGCTATGATGAGGTCGATGACAAGAACGTCCTGTTCTTCGCCCGCCAGGCCGTGGTCGCTCCGTCACGCCTTGCCGGCAACATTCTGCTGGTTCATGAAACCGTCAACCAGGTGGAACAGCCGCGCCTGGCCTGGATGTACAACGCCGGTCAGCGCCGGGTGCGGCGCGCGCCGCAGGTTGCCTATGACGGCCCCGGCACTGCGGCGGACGGTCTGCGCACTTCGGATAACGCCGACATGTATATCGGCTCGCCGGATCGCTACGACTGGACGCTGGAAGGCAAGCAGGAAATCTACATTCCCTACAACAACTTCCGCCTGACCGACCAATCGCTTACGGTCGCCGATGTCGCCAGCAAGGGCCATGTCAATCAGAACCTGACCCGGTACGAGAAGCATCGGGTGTGGAAAGTGGTCGGCAAACTGAAGCCCGGCATGCGTCACATCTACAGCAAGCGCGTGTTCTACCTCGATGAGGACACCTGGCAGATCGCCCTGGCCGAGCAATACGACAACCGCGGTGAACTGTGGCGCGTATCCGAAGGCTTCCACGTGCAATTCCATTACGCCGACGTGCCCTGGTATGCCGGCGAGGCGATCTACGACCTGAACAGCTCGCGCTACCTGATTTACGGCCTGCTGGTAGATGCCCAGCATCCCATCCAGTTTGGCGTCAGAACCTCCAAGAGTGAGTTCCAGCCTGCTGCGCTGCGCCGTATGGGAGTCAAGTAG
- a CDS encoding winged helix-turn-helix transcriptional regulator: MERVSFEARNCSLARSLDVLGDWWNVLIVREALWGATKFDDFQRNLGMSKSILSKRLKLLLEHEVLQKQNRGGSVDYYLTAKGQEINTIIMGMLQWGDRWYPHTEGPPVVLINKKTGSPLAHVKFCDQDGQEVSLEDIGVCAGPGANAETRERIRLVHLKRAMD; encoded by the coding sequence ATGGAAAGAGTGAGCTTTGAAGCACGAAATTGCTCGCTGGCACGGTCTCTCGACGTCCTCGGCGACTGGTGGAATGTGCTGATCGTCAGGGAGGCGCTATGGGGCGCGACCAAGTTTGATGACTTCCAACGCAATCTGGGCATGTCCAAGAGCATCCTTTCCAAGCGGTTGAAATTGCTTCTCGAACATGAGGTTCTGCAGAAACAGAACCGCGGTGGCAGCGTCGATTACTACCTCACGGCAAAAGGTCAGGAGATCAACACGATCATCATGGGCATGCTGCAGTGGGGGGACCGCTGGTATCCCCACACCGAGGGACCGCCGGTCGTGCTGATAAACAAGAAAACCGGCTCGCCACTGGCGCACGTAAAGTTTTGTGACCAGGACGGTCAGGAGGTGAGCCTGGAAGACATTGGCGTCTGCGCCGGTCCGGGGGCCAATGCGGAGACGCGTGAGCGGATTCGCCTGGTACACCTGAAGCGCGCCATGGACTAG
- a CDS encoding TRAP transporter substrate-binding protein produces the protein MSIKQQLSRLTCGISAATLLSSSLLATPAVATEKVRWQVPLAFPSHLVGLVTPVKHLADQLKAISGGDMQLRYYEPGELVPPFEIMNAVSTGKYPAGFTWVGYDQGTIPALPLYSGAPFNLEPPAYLAWYYQGDGKKLLEEIYAEHNIHPMLCSVIGPEGAGWFAKPINDLKDFDGLRIRFAGIGGKVLEKLGASVTMIPGGEIYQALERKTIDATEFSQPAIDKMLGLDQIIKNYIMPGWHQTLTTSHLLVNQGVWDKLQPQSRALIEMGCESATLKGFAESEWAQPTALAEYQKEGVQAQNLPEPVLRELQRVTNEVLDEIAGQDAMFKRVLTSQRDFMQHHATWHRMGYLPRDFYQQD, from the coding sequence ATGTCGATCAAGCAACAGCTTTCCCGCCTCACCTGCGGCATCAGTGCCGCCACGCTGCTGTCTTCCAGCCTGCTGGCCACCCCGGCGGTCGCCACCGAGAAGGTCCGCTGGCAGGTGCCGCTGGCCTTCCCTTCGCACCTGGTCGGCCTGGTTACCCCGGTCAAGCACCTGGCCGACCAGCTCAAGGCGATTTCCGGCGGCGACATGCAGTTGCGCTACTACGAGCCGGGCGAGCTGGTCCCGCCGTTCGAGATCATGAATGCGGTGAGCACCGGCAAGTACCCGGCCGGCTTCACCTGGGTCGGCTATGACCAGGGCACCATCCCCGCCCTGCCGCTCTATTCCGGCGCACCCTTCAACCTGGAGCCGCCGGCCTACCTGGCCTGGTACTACCAGGGCGACGGCAAGAAGCTGCTGGAGGAGATCTACGCCGAGCACAACATCCACCCGATGCTGTGCAGCGTCATCGGCCCGGAGGGCGCCGGCTGGTTCGCCAAGCCGATCAACGACCTGAAGGACTTCGACGGCCTGCGCATTCGCTTCGCCGGCATCGGCGGCAAGGTGCTGGAGAAGCTCGGCGCCTCGGTCACCATGATCCCCGGCGGCGAGATCTACCAGGCGCTGGAGCGCAAGACCATCGACGCCACCGAGTTCTCCCAGCCGGCCATCGACAAGATGCTGGGGCTGGACCAGATCATCAAGAACTACATCATGCCGGGCTGGCACCAGACCCTGACCACCTCGCACCTGCTGGTCAACCAGGGTGTGTGGGACAAGCTCCAGCCGCAAAGCCGCGCGCTGATCGAGATGGGCTGCGAGTCGGCCACCCTCAAGGGCTTCGCCGAGAGCGAGTGGGCCCAGCCAACCGCCCTGGCCGAGTACCAGAAGGAAGGCGTGCAGGCGCAGAACCTGCCGGAGCCGGTGCTGCGCGAGCTGCAGCGGGTGACCAACGAGGTGCTGGACGAAATCGCCGGCCAGGACGCCATGTTCAAGCGCGTGCTGACCAGCCAGCGCGACTTCATGCAGCACCACGCCACCTGGCACCGCATGGGCTACCTGCCGCGCGACTTCTACCAGCAGGACTGA
- a CDS encoding LysR family transcriptional regulator — translation MNWTRRLRLHHLNLLTILSETGSLSEAARVAHTTQPGLSKWLKELEEDVGATLFERHARGLKPTAEGQLLLNHARRILSEMERAQHNLAALQEFGAPQVALGTSPAAAPSLVPDAVMAFLRRHPRGRVELQENTMNTLLEKLEQGELDVVVGRLDNYQPRTSLHSEMLQREPMRIVARPGHCLANRKQLQWQDLQAQDWVLWPQGTPIRSRLDAALSSAGLKPLSCRVESTSLMANLWLLQSSNMLSAVSGRVAEHFTGRGLVKILDFELDGEGMLGMCWRDEPHQDPVVDDLLESLREAARLPATGVPQANSDTAGNEDSPSDSLTT, via the coding sequence ATGAACTGGACTCGCCGCCTGCGCCTGCATCACCTGAACCTGCTGACCATCCTCAGCGAAACCGGCAGCCTCAGCGAGGCCGCACGCGTTGCCCACACCACCCAGCCCGGGCTTTCGAAATGGCTCAAGGAGCTGGAAGAGGATGTCGGCGCAACGCTGTTCGAGCGCCACGCCCGCGGCCTCAAGCCCACCGCCGAGGGGCAATTGCTGCTCAACCACGCACGACGCATCCTCAGCGAAATGGAGCGGGCGCAGCATAATCTGGCGGCCTTGCAGGAATTTGGCGCGCCCCAGGTCGCCCTCGGCACCTCCCCGGCGGCGGCGCCAAGTCTGGTTCCCGACGCGGTCATGGCCTTTCTTCGCCGCCACCCCAGGGGTCGGGTAGAGCTGCAGGAAAACACCATGAACACCCTGCTGGAGAAGCTCGAGCAGGGCGAGCTGGATGTAGTGGTGGGTCGCCTGGACAATTATCAGCCGCGCACCAGCCTGCACAGCGAGATGCTTCAGCGTGAGCCGATGCGCATCGTCGCGCGCCCCGGACACTGCCTGGCCAACCGCAAGCAGCTTCAATGGCAAGACCTGCAGGCCCAGGACTGGGTGCTCTGGCCACAAGGCACGCCCATTCGCAGCCGCCTCGATGCGGCGCTCAGCAGCGCCGGGCTCAAACCCCTGTCCTGCCGGGTCGAGTCCACCTCGTTGATGGCCAACCTGTGGTTGCTGCAGAGCAGCAACATGCTGTCGGCGGTCTCCGGGCGGGTGGCCGAGCACTTCACCGGGCGCGGACTGGTCAAGATTCTCGACTTCGAACTGGATGGCGAAGGCATGCTCGGCATGTGCTGGCGCGACGAGCCGCATCAGGACCCAGTAGTGGACGACTTGCTGGAAAGCCTGCGTGAAGCCGCGCGCTTGCCGGCCACCGGTGTACCCCAGGCGAACTCCGACACGGCTGGCAACGAAGACTCGCCCTCCGATAGCTTGACGACCTAG
- the maiA gene encoding maleylacetoacetate isomerase, whose amino-acid sequence MQLYSFFNSSTSYRVRIALALKGLDYDYHGVNLRGGEQYSADHRERSPIGGVPVLISEDGAELTQSLAIIDYLDGRYPQPRLIPLEPPTRARVLEIACLIAVDIHPINNLRVLNYLKREFDSSPEQQSAWYGHWVAEGLGAVEQLLQRQGQVGPYCLGDTPTLADCCLVPQVANAQRMGCDLQAYPRVMAVYQHCLAQPAFQAAAPANQPDFIG is encoded by the coding sequence ATGCAGCTCTACAGCTTTTTTAACAGTTCCACCTCCTACCGGGTGCGCATCGCGCTGGCGCTCAAGGGACTGGATTATGACTACCACGGCGTGAACTTGCGCGGCGGCGAGCAGTACAGCGCAGACCATCGTGAGCGCAGCCCGATCGGCGGCGTACCGGTGCTGATCAGCGAAGACGGCGCCGAGCTGACCCAGTCGCTGGCGATCATCGACTACCTGGATGGCCGTTATCCGCAGCCGCGGCTGATACCGCTCGAGCCGCCAACGCGGGCACGCGTGCTGGAGATCGCCTGTCTGATTGCCGTCGACATCCACCCGATCAACAACCTGAGGGTGCTCAACTACCTGAAGCGGGAGTTCGACAGCTCGCCCGAGCAGCAGAGCGCCTGGTACGGGCACTGGGTGGCGGAGGGCCTGGGTGCGGTGGAGCAATTGCTGCAGCGCCAGGGCCAGGTCGGCCCCTACTGTCTGGGCGACACCCCGACCCTGGCCGATTGCTGCCTGGTGCCGCAGGTGGCCAATGCCCAGCGCATGGGCTGCGACCTGCAGGCGTACCCGCGAGTGATGGCGGTCTATCAACACTGCCTCGCGCAACCGGCATTTCAGGCGGCGGCGCCGGCCAATCAACCCGACTTCATCGGTTAG
- a CDS encoding helix-turn-helix domain-containing protein, whose amino-acid sequence MPLLFDLLIAPVQPLAPSIASAERNALLAALQPSNGSRRRAALEFGTSRASLYSRLRQNILKQRSSMRPEGWKAPCRPSPR is encoded by the coding sequence ATGCCACTACTGTTCGACCTTCTCATCGCCCCGGTGCAACCCCTGGCACCGAGCATCGCCAGCGCAGAGCGCAACGCCCTGCTGGCGGCGCTACAGCCGAGCAATGGCAGTCGCCGCCGCGCCGCCCTCGAGTTCGGCACCTCCCGCGCCAGCCTGTATAGCAGGCTGCGGCAAAACATCCTGAAGCAGCGCTCATCGATGCGTCCAGAAGGCTGGAAAGCGCCGTGCCGGCCATCGCCACGCTGA
- the gtdA gene encoding gentisate 1,2-dioxygenase has protein sequence MDSHETIGASRTDFYRRIDAHALFPLWEQLHSLVPAQPAANGVAALWRYRELRPFLMEAGELITAEEAIRRVLVLENPAIRGQASITPSLYGGLQLILPGEIAPSHRHSQSALRFVVEGRGAYTAVDGERTTMEPGDFIITPSWTWHDHGNPAVVEGGEPVVWLDGLDIPLVRFFGATFAEDAEQAVQPLTRQEGNSMARYGMSLLPVRQQRKSPTSPIFNYPYARTREALDTLLRQGEVDAWDGVKLRYVNPTTGGWAMPTIATFMQILPRGFRGQTYRSTDATVFSVVEGKGSVRIAGERFEFQDKDTFVVPSWAPVSFQTDEDCVLFSYSDRPVQEALGILRELREPQ, from the coding sequence ATGGACAGCCACGAGACCATTGGCGCCTCACGGACAGACTTCTATCGCCGCATCGATGCCCACGCATTGTTTCCGCTCTGGGAGCAGCTCCACAGCCTGGTGCCGGCGCAACCGGCTGCCAACGGCGTGGCGGCCCTCTGGCGCTATCGCGAGTTGCGCCCCTTCCTGATGGAGGCCGGTGAGCTGATTACCGCGGAGGAAGCGATCCGTCGGGTGCTGGTGCTGGAAAACCCGGCGATCCGCGGTCAGGCGTCGATTACCCCTTCGCTGTACGGCGGCCTGCAGCTGATCCTGCCGGGCGAGATCGCCCCGAGCCACCGCCACAGTCAATCGGCCCTGCGTTTCGTGGTCGAGGGACGGGGCGCCTATACCGCGGTCGACGGCGAGCGGACCACCATGGAGCCGGGCGATTTCATCATCACCCCCTCCTGGACCTGGCACGACCACGGCAACCCGGCGGTCGTCGAGGGCGGTGAGCCGGTGGTGTGGCTGGATGGCCTGGACATTCCGCTGGTGCGCTTCTTCGGCGCCACCTTCGCCGAAGATGCCGAACAGGCGGTACAGCCGTTGACTCGCCAGGAAGGTAACAGCATGGCTCGCTATGGCATGAGCCTGCTGCCGGTGCGGCAGCAGAGAAAGTCCCCAACTTCGCCGATCTTCAACTATCCCTACGCCCGCACCCGAGAGGCCCTCGACACCTTGTTGAGGCAGGGCGAAGTGGATGCCTGGGACGGCGTCAAATTGCGCTACGTCAACCCGACTACCGGCGGCTGGGCCATGCCGACCATCGCCACCTTTATGCAGATCCTGCCACGCGGTTTCCGCGGACAGACCTATCGCAGCACCGATGCCACCGTGTTCTCCGTGGTCGAGGGCAAGGGCAGCGTGAGGATCGCCGGTGAGCGTTTCGAATTCCAGGACAAGGACACCTTCGTGGTGCCGAGCTGGGCTCCCGTGAGCTTCCAGACGGATGAAGATTGCGTGCTGTTCAGCTACTCCGACCGCCCGGTCCAGGAAGCGCTCGGCATTCTGCGCGAGCTGCGCGAACCCCAGTGA
- a CDS encoding TRAP transporter small permease subunit codes for MSQPSASPDLPATAPQPLPSNRLSWYLDRLIVAIGRASAWLWLLVLLVVLSNVFSRFVMARGSIGLEELSWHLFGAAMMLSLGYAVVRDDHVRVDVLREKLSLRTQARIELLGIALLALPVVSLMIHTLVPYAYTAFIYQEHSQAPSGLPYRFIFKSVLPLGLILVAIALVSRASRCSTLLFQFPRAIQTPADDRNGGHPNP; via the coding sequence GTGTCTCAGCCCTCCGCTTCTCCCGACCTGCCTGCCACTGCCCCGCAGCCGCTGCCGAGCAACCGTCTGTCCTGGTACCTCGATCGCCTGATCGTCGCCATCGGCCGGGCCAGCGCCTGGCTGTGGCTGCTGGTGCTGCTGGTGGTGCTCAGCAACGTGTTCAGCCGTTTCGTCATGGCCCGCGGTTCGATCGGCCTGGAAGAGCTGTCCTGGCACCTGTTCGGCGCCGCCATGATGCTGTCGCTGGGCTACGCCGTGGTGCGCGACGATCACGTGCGCGTCGATGTGCTGCGGGAGAAGCTCTCCCTGCGCACCCAGGCCCGCATCGAGCTGCTGGGCATCGCCCTGCTGGCACTACCGGTGGTCTCCCTGATGATCCATACCCTGGTGCCCTACGCCTACACCGCGTTCATCTACCAGGAGCACTCCCAGGCACCCAGCGGCCTGCCCTACCGCTTCATCTTCAAGAGCGTGCTGCCCCTGGGCCTGATCCTCGTGGCCATCGCCCTGGTCTCCCGGGCCTCGCGCTGCAGCACCCTGCTGTTCCAATTCCCCCGGGCCATTCAAACGCCTGCCGATGACCGCAACGGCGGCCATCCGAATCCCTGA
- a CDS encoding TRAP transporter large permease produces the protein MGLEEILVIAMFASFMGLLLLGFPVAWSLAGIGLVFAITGHVLIEYFDADLWFTWGGTIGVLDARIYGIVANELMVALPLFIFMGIMLDRSGIAERLMHSLVRVLGPLRGGYAITVVIVGVLLAASTGIVGASVVLLGMLSLGPMLQANYNKSLAVGTACSVGTLGILVPPSIMLVLMADRLGTPEASVGKLFMGALIPGMMLGALYILYIVIAAWLKKDFAPAPKDRQPLDMRALLDVFWAVVPPLGLILAVLGSIFFGIATTTEASAVGAAGALLMALVSRRLDLAVLKEALYQTSRTTAFIFGIFIGATVFAAVLRGLGGDDVVRAALTGLPFGQTGVLLTVLFITFLLGFFLDWVEITLIILPLVAPVLFAMGVDPLWFAIMFAMCLQTSFLTPPVGFALFYIKGVCPPGITTRDIYLGVMPYIALQLLALALVFWFQPLATWLPNEVYGGP, from the coding sequence ATGGGTCTGGAAGAAATTCTTGTTATTGCCATGTTCGCCAGCTTCATGGGGCTGCTGCTGCTCGGCTTCCCCGTGGCCTGGTCGCTGGCCGGCATCGGCCTGGTGTTCGCCATCACCGGCCATGTGCTGATCGAATATTTCGACGCCGATCTCTGGTTCACCTGGGGCGGCACCATCGGCGTGCTGGATGCGCGCATCTACGGCATCGTCGCCAACGAGCTGATGGTGGCGCTGCCGCTGTTCATCTTCATGGGCATCATGCTCGATCGCTCCGGCATCGCCGAGCGCCTGATGCACAGCCTGGTACGGGTACTGGGGCCGCTGCGCGGCGGCTACGCCATCACCGTGGTCATCGTCGGCGTGCTGCTGGCCGCCTCCACCGGCATCGTCGGCGCCTCGGTGGTGCTGCTCGGCATGCTGTCGCTGGGGCCGATGCTGCAGGCCAACTACAACAAGTCGCTGGCGGTCGGCACCGCCTGTTCCGTGGGCACCCTGGGCATCCTGGTGCCGCCGAGCATCATGCTGGTGCTGATGGCCGATCGCCTGGGCACGCCCGAGGCCTCGGTCGGCAAGCTGTTCATGGGCGCACTGATTCCCGGGATGATGCTCGGCGCGTTGTACATCCTGTATATCGTGATCGCCGCCTGGCTGAAGAAGGACTTCGCCCCGGCACCGAAGGACCGCCAGCCGCTGGACATGCGCGCCCTGCTCGATGTGTTCTGGGCAGTGGTGCCGCCACTGGGGCTGATTCTGGCCGTGCTCGGCTCGATCTTCTTTGGCATCGCCACCACCACCGAGGCCTCGGCCGTGGGCGCCGCCGGCGCGCTGCTGATGGCCCTGGTCAGCCGCCGCCTGGACCTGGCCGTGCTCAAGGAGGCGCTGTACCAGACCAGCCGCACCACCGCCTTCATCTTCGGCATCTTCATCGGTGCCACGGTGTTCGCCGCGGTGCTGCGCGGCCTGGGCGGCGACGATGTGGTGCGCGCGGCACTGACCGGGCTGCCGTTCGGCCAGACCGGGGTGTTGCTGACGGTGCTGTTCATCACCTTCCTGCTGGGCTTCTTCCTCGACTGGGTGGAGATCACCCTGATCATCCTGCCGCTGGTGGCGCCGGTGCTGTTCGCCATGGGCGTGGACCCGCTGTGGTTCGCCATCATGTTCGCCATGTGCCTGCAGACCTCGTTCCTCACCCCGCCGGTGGGCTTTGCCCTGTTCTACATCAAGGGCGTGTGCCCGCCGGGCATCACCACCCGCGACATCTACCTGGGCGTCATGCCCTACATCGCCCTGCAGCTGCTCGCCCTGGCCCTGGTGTTCTGGTTCCAGCCGCTGGCCACCTGGCTGCCCAACGAGGTCTATGGCGGTCCTTGA